The following coding sequences lie in one Rutidosis leptorrhynchoides isolate AG116_Rl617_1_P2 chromosome 6, CSIRO_AGI_Rlap_v1, whole genome shotgun sequence genomic window:
- the LOC139853885 gene encoding calmodulin calcium-dependent NAD kinase-like, with protein MEEFEEIISESQDEFLSKIFDEDNIYVQIILASSIGLIIAIVMHIRFRKIRSSKIIIPWIRVSKSRQPLMLERFPDYVARQMGFPDTRECPYLCKLASDYIRKEEGCEEDMYSFFADDIQADSLFIKLIEEFERCILSYFAFHWSHASFMISQVLGPDGHEPKKKLKNIVMQATREQRFERVTKNLKVARVFTTLVEEMKAIGLVTADDSQCTDVMVPMAHKDRSPLLLFMGGGMGAGKSTVLKDLLKEPFWAGASANAVVIEADAFKESDVIYRALSSRGHHDMLHTAELVHQSSTDAASSLLVTALNEGRDVIMDGTLSWVPFVVQTITMARNVHRKRYRMGPGYKVNSDGSVIENYWEQLEEESELIDGNQRRRPYRIELVGVVCDPYLAVIRGIRRAIICRRAVRVRSQLTSHKRFANAFVTYCQLVDNARLYLTNALEGPPKLIGWKDKEKTLLVDPDEIKILQTLERLNETADSIYELYKKPNLANENGSVWKDIVCSPSRLSIQKELKYAIQKAEVMKD; from the exons ATGGAGGAATTTGAAGAAATAATTTCTGAATCACAAGACGAGTTTTTATCCAAAATCTTCGACGAAGACAATATATACGTACAAATCATCCTAGCATCTTCAATCGGTTTAATCATCGCTATTGTAATGCACATTCGGTTCAGGAAAATTCGGTCTAGCAAGATCATCATCCCATGGATCAGAGTTTCTAAATCCAGGCAGCCATTGATGCTTGAAAGATTCCCTGATTATGTAG CTAGACAGATGGGGTTTCCAGATACACGAGAATGCCCGTATTTGTGCAAATTAGCATCTGATTATATCAGGAAGGAAGAAGGTTGCGAGGAAGATATGTATTCGTTCTTTGCAGACGATATACAGGCAGATTCATTGTTCATAAAGTTGATTGAGGAATTTGAGAGATGTATTCTTAGCTACTTTGCTTTTCATTGGAGCCATGCATCATTTATGATCAGTCAG GTATTAGGTCCTGATGGACATGAGCCAAAAAAGAAACTCAAAAACATAGTAATGCAAGCCACAAG GGAACAGAGATTTGAGAGGGTGACAAAGAACCTGAAAGTAGCGAGAGTTTTCACAACGTTGGTAGAGGAAATGAAGGCGATAGGCCTTGTGACTGCAGATGATTCGCAGTGTACTGACGTTATGGTTCCTATGGCCCACAAAGACCGTAGCCCACTTCTTTTGTTTATGGGTGGTGGTATGGGAGCTGGAAAAAGTACTGTTCTTAAAGACCTTCTTAAAGA ACCATTTTGGGCAGGAGCATCAGCAAATGCTGTCGTGATAGAAGCGGACGcgtttaaagaatctgatgttattTACCGAGCGCTTAGCTCCAGAGGCCATCATGACATGCTTCATACAGCTGAACTG GTGCATCAATCGTCTACGGATGCAGCATCATCGCTCCTTGTAACTGCACTAAACGAAGGGAGGGATGTGATAATGGACGGGACCTTATCGTGGGTTCCCTTTGTTGTTCAAACAATAACAATGGCAAGAAATGTTCACCGTAAACGTTACCGTATGGGGCCCGGTTACAAAGTAAATTCAGATGGAAGTGTTATTGAAAACTATTGGGAACAACTTGAAGAAGAGAGTGAGTTAATAGATGGTAATCAAAGAAGACGACCATACAGGATAGAACTAGTTGGTGTTGTTTGTGATCCTTATTTAGCTGTCATAAGAGGCATAAG GAGAGCCATTATATGCCGCCGAGCTGTGAGGGTAAGGTCACAGTTGACATCACACAAACGATTTGCAAACGCGTTTGTGACATACTGTCAACTTGTAGACAATGCAAGACTATATCTAACAAACGCGTTAGAAGGACCACCAAAG TTGATAGGATGGAAGGATAAAGAGAAGACGTTGTTGGTTGATCCAGACGAGATAAAGATATTACAGACGTTAGAAAGGCTGAATGAGACAGCAGACTCGATATATGAACTTTATAAGAAACCGAATTTAGCAAATGAAAATGGATCAGTTTGGAAAGACATTGTTTGTTCACCTTCAAGGTTAAGTATCCAAAAAGAGCTCAAGTATGCCATTCAGAAAGCTGAAGTCATGAAAGACtaa